The following are from one region of the Lentimicrobiaceae bacterium genome:
- a CDS encoding DUF58 domain-containing protein codes for METSEILKKVRKIEIKSKGLSNQVFSGQYHSVFKGRGMAFSEVREYQYGDDIRNIDWNVTARFNHPYVKVFEEERELTVMLLIDVSGSNEFGTQKQLKEELMTEVAAVLAFSAIQNNDKVGVIFFSDHIEKFISPKKGSSHILRIIRELVDFKPESQQTKISEALRFLSNAIKKRCTAFIISDFIDKNFEEGLKIASGKHDVVALRITDKRETVLPDMGLVQMYDKETGKTLWVDTSYKPTLMKYVNWWYENERFLANIFLKNGVDSVKLETGKDFIQPLLNLFKKREARI; via the coding sequence ATGGAAACTTCGGAAATACTGAAAAAAGTCCGGAAAATCGAAATTAAATCGAAAGGCTTGTCGAACCAGGTTTTTTCGGGACAATACCATAGTGTTTTCAAGGGAAGAGGAATGGCTTTCAGCGAAGTGCGCGAATATCAGTATGGCGATGACATCAGAAATATTGACTGGAACGTTACCGCACGTTTCAACCATCCCTATGTGAAAGTTTTTGAAGAAGAAAGGGAGCTTACCGTAATGTTGCTGATAGATGTAAGTGGCTCGAACGAATTTGGTACGCAAAAACAGTTAAAAGAAGAACTGATGACAGAAGTAGCTGCCGTTTTGGCTTTCTCTGCAATTCAAAACAACGATAAAGTAGGCGTAATTTTTTTTAGCGATCATATTGAAAAGTTTATCTCTCCTAAGAAAGGCTCAAGTCATATTTTACGAATTATCAGAGAACTTGTTGATTTTAAACCCGAAAGTCAGCAGACAAAAATCTCCGAGGCGCTTCGTTTTTTGAGTAATGCCATTAAAAAAAGGTGTACAGCTTTCATAATTTCCGATTTTATTGACAAAAATTTTGAAGAGGGGTTAAAAATAGCTTCCGGTAAGCACGATGTGGTAGCACTGCGGATAACCGATAAACGCGAAACCGTTTTGCCCGACATGGGCTTGGTTCAAATGTATGATAAAGAAACCGGCAAAACTCTTTGGGTTGATACTTCCTATAAGCCAACTTTAATGAAATATGTAAACTGGTGGTATGAAAATGAACGTTTTTTAGCTAATATATTTTTAAAAAATGGTGTTGACTCTGTTAAACTGGAAACAGGAAAGGATTTTATCCAGCCCTTACTCAACCTTTTTAAGAAGAGAGAAGCAAGAATTTAG
- a CDS encoding VWA domain-containing protein — protein MFSHLYFVQPYFLLLLLAVPVWIVWHKLKKPNLHAHIQVSTLQPFANITSGYRQRFFSYFWILRMLAFVLLVIALARPQSSLSRQDISVEGIDIMLATDISGSMLAEDFKPNRLEAAQKVAIDFIKGRPNDRIGLVVFSGESFTQCPLTTDHSILINLFKDIKSGMIDDGTALGDGLATAVDRLRNSKAISKVIILLTDGVNNMGSLDPISAAEIAKLYGIRIYTIGVGTYGTAPYPVQTPFGIQYQEMEVQIDEPLLKQVAQMTNGGYFRAINEHKLVKIYQKIDKLEKSKIDVTEFRKKKEEFLPFALIALILLVIEMGLRYTVFRVLP, from the coding sequence ATGTTCAGCCATTTGTATTTTGTACAACCTTATTTTTTGCTGTTGTTGCTGGCTGTTCCCGTATGGATAGTATGGCATAAACTAAAAAAACCAAATTTACATGCCCATATTCAGGTTTCCACGTTACAGCCGTTTGCAAATATTACATCGGGATACCGGCAGCGTTTTTTTTCATATTTTTGGATATTGCGGATGCTGGCTTTTGTATTACTTGTGATAGCCTTAGCCCGGCCTCAGTCAAGTCTTTCGCGGCAGGATATTTCTGTTGAAGGAATTGATATTATGCTGGCTACCGACATTTCGGGCAGCATGCTTGCCGAAGATTTCAAACCTAACCGGTTGGAAGCAGCTCAGAAAGTTGCAATTGATTTTATTAAGGGACGACCTAACGACCGTATCGGTTTGGTTGTTTTCAGTGGCGAAAGTTTTACTCAATGCCCCCTAACCACTGACCATTCTATACTTATTAATCTTTTTAAGGATATCAAAAGTGGTATGATAGACGATGGAACTGCCCTTGGCGATGGGTTGGCAACGGCGGTGGACAGGCTCAGAAACAGCAAAGCCATCAGCAAAGTCATCATTTTGCTCACCGACGGTGTAAACAATATGGGTTCTCTCGACCCTATTTCGGCTGCCGAGATTGCCAAATTGTATGGAATCCGTATTTATACAATAGGCGTGGGAACCTATGGAACAGCTCCTTATCCCGTGCAAACTCCTTTCGGAATTCAATATCAGGAAATGGAAGTTCAGATTGATGAACCCTTGCTGAAACAGGTAGCCCAAATGACTAACGGAGGTTATTTCAGGGCGATAAATGAACATAAACTCGTGAAAATTTATCAAAAAATTGATAAATTAGAAAAATCAAAAATTGATGTTACCGAATTCAGGAAAAAAAAGGAGGAATTTTTACCTTTTGCCCTCATCGCATTGATTTTGCTTGTCATTGAAATGGGATTGCGTTATACAGTTTTCAGAGTTTTACCCTAA
- a CDS encoding VWA domain-containing protein translates to MFRFAHPLFFYGFLLVPLLVLAFVWMQKQKKDALAKYGDATVIHQLMPYVSRQRSIIKFILLISACIFIIIGLADPQIGSKIEKIKRKGIDIVIALDVSNSMLAEDIKPNRLAKAKQSISKLIDNLESDRIGIIVFAGKAYVQLPITNDYGAAKLFLSNISTEMVPTQGTAIGEAINMASQSFNNSKATRVVIVISDGENHEDDAIAAAKEAEKQGIFVYTIGMGLPEGAPIPVFDDNGFQVDYKKDMDGSTVISRLNEDLLREVAHTAKGAYVRANNMEAGLDKIFESFTRLEKKEYQSRLFSDYEDRFQYFLLIAVVLICIEIILAERKPKWAGKINLFGKKE, encoded by the coding sequence ATGTTTCGATTTGCTCATCCATTATTTTTTTACGGTTTTTTACTTGTTCCATTACTTGTGCTGGCGTTTGTGTGGATGCAGAAACAAAAAAAAGATGCTCTTGCAAAATATGGAGATGCAACTGTAATTCATCAGCTTATGCCCTATGTTTCGCGACAGCGAAGCATTATCAAATTTATTCTTCTCATTTCTGCCTGCATTTTTATTATTATTGGGCTTGCCGATCCACAAATCGGGTCCAAAATTGAAAAGATAAAACGCAAAGGTATTGACATTGTCATTGCACTTGATGTGTCGAACAGCATGTTAGCAGAAGATATCAAACCTAATCGTCTTGCCAAGGCAAAACAATCCATTTCAAAACTTATTGATAACCTCGAAAGCGACCGCATCGGGATTATTGTTTTTGCCGGAAAAGCCTATGTGCAGTTACCTATTACAAACGATTATGGAGCCGCAAAACTTTTTCTGTCGAATATCAGTACCGAAATGGTTCCTACGCAGGGAACGGCTATAGGCGAAGCCATCAATATGGCATCGCAGTCTTTTAATAACTCTAAGGCTACTCGCGTAGTCATTGTAATTTCTGATGGTGAAAATCACGAAGATGATGCGATTGCTGCTGCCAAAGAAGCTGAGAAACAAGGCATATTTGTTTATACCATCGGGATGGGGCTCCCCGAAGGTGCACCCATACCCGTTTTTGATGATAACGGATTCCAGGTGGATTATAAAAAAGACATGGATGGCAGTACCGTGATTAGCAGGCTGAATGAAGATTTGCTACGCGAAGTTGCCCACACGGCTAAAGGAGCATATGTAAGGGCAAATAATATGGAAGCCGGTTTGGATAAAATATTTGAAAGTTTCACACGACTTGAGAAAAAAGAATATCAAAGCCGTTTGTTTTCCGATTATGAAGACCGTTTTCAGTATTTTCTGCTGATTGCTGTTGTTTTAATTTGTATAGAAATTATCCTTGCCGAACGTAAACCTAAATGGGCTGGTAAAATAAATCTGTTTGGCAAAAAAGAATAA
- a CDS encoding tetratricopeptide repeat protein, with protein MFEKLYISFTGIKMKRQNKYRFLVLPLLFIPLLLSAQSETHLLRQGNKLYEQKKYKDAEINYRKAGSKSKNPFRANYNLGNSMYKQNNYNEAASVYRELLTRKSDKKNLAKAYHNLGNSLLQDKKYEESIKSYKNALRINPKDNDTKYNLEFAKRKLLQKQQQQKQKNNNKQDKKQNDPKQDKQQPQPQQQKQQQQKQISKEDAERMLQALKNDEKNTLEKLKKQNAKKVKVAVEKDW; from the coding sequence ATGTTTGAAAAATTATATATATCATTTACAGGTATTAAGATGAAAAGGCAAAATAAATACCGGTTTTTAGTCCTGCCATTACTCTTCATTCCGTTATTGCTTTCTGCACAAAGTGAAACCCATTTGCTTCGGCAGGGCAATAAGTTGTATGAACAAAAAAAATATAAAGATGCGGAAATAAACTACCGCAAAGCCGGCAGCAAAAGTAAAAATCCTTTTCGGGCAAATTATAACCTGGGAAACAGCATGTACAAACAAAATAATTACAACGAGGCCGCCTCAGTATATCGTGAATTACTAACCCGTAAAAGCGATAAAAAAAATCTGGCAAAAGCCTACCACAATCTTGGGAATTCATTGCTGCAGGATAAAAAATACGAAGAGAGTATCAAATCCTATAAGAATGCACTCAGAATTAATCCTAAAGACAACGATACCAAATATAATCTCGAATTTGCCAAACGAAAACTGCTGCAAAAACAACAGCAACAAAAGCAAAAAAATAATAATAAACAAGATAAAAAACAGAACGATCCCAAGCAGGATAAACAGCAGCCGCAGCCGCAACAGCAAAAACAACAGCAACAAAAACAAATTTCGAAGGAAGATGCCGAACGTATGCTTCAAGCATTAAAAAATGATGAAAAGAATACTCTGGAAAAACTTAAAAAACAAAATGCCAAAAAAGTAAAGGTGGCTGTTGAAAAAGATTGGTAA
- a CDS encoding BatD family protein: MKQVAFLFFLLCFFAGNVFSEDVKFTATTNGNVAVGEQFVLVYSVNAEANRFTGPSIKNFDVLAGPNQSSSSSIQIINGSVTQTVSLRYTYYLMANSEGTFTIPPASVFVNGKKYSSNTVTIRVSKESSNANSRTPNRQNYRQQQNDFSDEVKGQSVFLKANVNKFNPMQGEQVLVTYKIYFKGVQISQFAINKLATYSGFWAQELTKENTKPKLYTEIVDGERYNVAEIRKVALYPQKTGKLTIAPLEVETLCQMLSKNRRRSNDPFFDDFFSDFFGPTVQNVKKTLKSNSLSIDVKPLPSEGKLSGFSGAVGNFVMKSEIDRTSLKANESVTLKISISGSGNLKLIDKVDVQLPPDFETYDPKITDRINTSESGISGTRTFEYLMVPRNAGKYTIKPVFFSYFDLNKQKYITLTSPEFVIDVAKGDGKQASVTYSSQEEVKVLTNDIRFIKSQHFVLQPINSFFFGSGLFYLLWLLPFVLLGIFIFVRRNSIKKRSDLVKMKHHLANKIAVQRLKTAQQFLEARKSDDFYEEISKALWGYLGNKFNISLAELSLDNVKIKLLQHNISEPIISGFMNTLDDCEFVRFAPGEPFENMESVYQKAKNVIINIEKELKT, encoded by the coding sequence ATGAAGCAAGTAGCTTTTTTGTTTTTTTTACTTTGTTTTTTTGCCGGAAATGTTTTTTCCGAGGATGTAAAATTCACAGCTACAACAAACGGTAATGTGGCTGTTGGCGAGCAATTTGTGCTTGTGTATTCGGTGAATGCCGAAGCCAATCGGTTTACGGGTCCTTCTATCAAAAACTTCGACGTTCTTGCGGGACCAAACCAGTCATCAAGTTCGAGTATACAGATTATCAATGGAAGTGTAACACAAACGGTTAGTTTACGTTACACTTACTATTTGATGGCTAACAGCGAAGGAACTTTTACCATCCCCCCGGCAAGTGTGTTTGTAAACGGGAAAAAATATTCTTCAAATACAGTTACAATTCGGGTAAGTAAGGAAAGTTCAAATGCTAACAGCCGTACCCCAAACCGTCAGAATTATCGGCAACAGCAGAATGATTTCAGTGATGAAGTTAAGGGACAGTCGGTTTTTTTGAAAGCCAATGTAAATAAATTTAACCCTATGCAGGGTGAACAAGTTTTGGTAACCTACAAAATATATTTTAAAGGAGTTCAGATATCTCAATTTGCAATAAACAAATTAGCTACATATTCAGGTTTCTGGGCACAGGAACTCACAAAAGAAAACACAAAACCAAAGCTTTATACTGAAATTGTTGATGGCGAAAGATATAATGTAGCCGAGATACGAAAAGTGGCATTATATCCTCAAAAAACAGGCAAGTTAACCATTGCTCCACTTGAAGTGGAAACATTATGCCAAATGCTTTCAAAAAACCGCAGGCGTTCCAATGACCCTTTCTTTGATGATTTTTTCAGCGACTTTTTTGGTCCTACAGTGCAGAATGTTAAGAAAACGCTTAAGTCAAATAGCCTTTCAATTGATGTGAAACCTTTGCCTTCCGAAGGCAAACTTTCAGGGTTTTCCGGAGCAGTGGGCAATTTTGTAATGAAATCGGAAATTGACCGTACTTCGCTCAAGGCTAACGAATCGGTAACTCTTAAAATAAGCATTTCGGGGAGTGGCAATCTTAAACTGATTGATAAAGTTGATGTACAGCTTCCTCCTGATTTTGAAACCTACGACCCGAAAATTACTGACCGTATCAACACAAGTGAATCTGGAATTTCAGGCACACGAACTTTTGAGTACCTTATGGTTCCGCGCAATGCCGGAAAATATACTATTAAGCCTGTGTTTTTTAGCTATTTCGATCTTAATAAGCAGAAATACATCACACTGACTTCTCCGGAATTTGTAATTGATGTGGCTAAGGGCGATGGAAAGCAGGCTTCGGTAACATATTCCTCGCAGGAAGAGGTAAAAGTTTTGACAAATGACATCCGTTTTATTAAAAGCCAGCACTTTGTATTGCAACCCATCAACAGTTTCTTTTTTGGCTCGGGTTTGTTTTATCTACTTTGGCTGCTTCCTTTTGTATTGCTGGGAATATTTATTTTTGTAAGAAGAAACAGCATTAAAAAACGCAGCGACCTGGTAAAAATGAAACACCACCTTGCGAATAAAATTGCTGTACAACGTCTGAAAACAGCGCAACAATTTCTGGAAGCCCGCAAATCGGATGATTTTTACGAAGAAATATCCAAGGCTCTCTGGGGTTACCTGGGAAATAAATTCAATATTTCCCTTGCAGAGTTGTCGCTTGATAATGTAAAAATAAAGCTTTTGCAACATAATATTAGCGAGCCGATTATTTCTGGGTTTATGAATACACTGGATGACTGTGAATTTGTCCGTTTTGCACCAGGAGAGCCTTTTGAAAATATGGAATCAGTATACCAAAAGGCAAAAAATGTGATAATCAATATTGAAAAAGAACTTAAAACATAA
- a CDS encoding tetratricopeptide repeat protein produces MINCIRIKYVFITVLMLFAVHGFSGDYQQLIKQANKDYSAGEYNKAISGYEKVISQGYTAAELYYNLGNAYFKINDYPSAILFYEKACKLKPNDDYIETNLKIANSKIIDKIEPIPHLFYKRWWLSAQNRFTLNGWAVCIIITSVLFCLFAGIYLVSAKLIFRKTAFWSAILLLFVTLLSFTLAFQRYNSIRNQQEGIVFSPTITVKSSPDANSTDVFVIHEGTKVVITDRLDSWVEIKIANGNVGWIQKELLKTI; encoded by the coding sequence ATGATAAATTGTATCAGAATAAAATATGTATTTATAACTGTGTTAATGCTTTTTGCAGTACATGGTTTTTCAGGGGATTATCAGCAACTCATAAAGCAGGCAAATAAAGATTATTCTGCCGGTGAATATAACAAAGCAATTTCAGGTTACGAGAAAGTGATAAGCCAGGGCTACACCGCTGCTGAACTGTATTACAATTTGGGGAATGCGTATTTTAAAATAAACGATTATCCTTCTGCCATACTTTTTTATGAAAAAGCCTGTAAGCTTAAACCTAACGATGATTACATAGAAACAAACCTAAAAATTGCCAACAGTAAAATAATTGATAAAATTGAACCGATTCCCCACTTGTTTTACAAACGATGGTGGTTATCGGCACAAAACCGCTTTACGCTCAACGGTTGGGCGGTTTGTATCATTATTACGAGCGTTTTATTTTGCCTGTTTGCAGGCATTTATCTGGTTTCTGCAAAGCTTATTTTTCGTAAAACAGCATTTTGGAGCGCAATCCTGCTGCTTTTTGTAACATTATTATCGTTTACGCTTGCGTTTCAACGATACAATTCCATTCGTAACCAGCAGGAAGGAATAGTGTTTTCGCCGACGATTACGGTAAAAAGTTCGCCCGATGCAAACAGCACCGACGTATTTGTAATTCATGAAGGCACTAAGGTAGTCATAACCGACCGGCTCGACAGTTGGGTAGAAATAAAAATTGCCAACGGAAATGTGGGTTGGATACAAAAAGAGCTTCTGAAAACCATTTAA
- a CDS encoding metallophosphatase family protein, with protein MPLIGLLSDTHAYLNPQLIPFFEKCDQIWHAGDWGSMEVVNALQAEKPVNAVYGNIDGYDIRKVFPRHNVFFCEEVKILLIHAGGYPGKYSYETQSLIERNQPQLFICGHSHILKVINDSQNYLLHINPGAAGKFGFHTVSTAVRFAIDGNRIHSLEILEMKK; from the coding sequence ATGCCCTTAATCGGATTGCTTTCTGATACACATGCTTACCTGAACCCCCAACTGATTCCTTTTTTCGAAAAATGCGATCAGATTTGGCATGCCGGCGACTGGGGCAGCATGGAAGTGGTGAATGCCCTGCAAGCGGAAAAACCGGTTAATGCAGTGTATGGCAATATTGACGGGTACGATATCCGGAAAGTTTTCCCAAGGCACAATGTGTTTTTTTGTGAAGAAGTGAAAATATTATTGATACATGCCGGAGGCTACCCCGGGAAATATTCTTATGAAACGCAAAGTCTGATTGAACGTAACCAACCTCAGCTTTTTATCTGCGGACATTCCCATATATTGAAAGTAATTAATGATTCACAAAATTATTTGTTGCATATTAATCCTGGTGCTGCTGGCAAATTCGGTTTCCATACCGTAAGCACAGCCGTACGTTTTGCAATTGACGGAAATCGCATTCACAGTCTTGAGATACTTGAAATGAAAAAATAA
- a CDS encoding DUF1343 domain-containing protein, protein MLIFFLLPVACAHPQNQLPANGIHTGAECTSQYFELLKGKNIAVVANQTSLIGKTHLVDSLLHAGFAVTKVFAPEHGFRGNAQAGEKVNNSLDGKTGLPIVSLYGKHLKPTAEDLKDIDLVIFDIQDVGARFYTFSSTLTYVMEACAENDVELLVLDRPNPNGFYVDGPVLDTAYRSFVGLHPVPIVHGLTIAEYALMINGEGWLHGGKKCRLRYVAIENYTHSMQYVLPINPSPNLSCPEAVLLYPSLCLFEGTNVSVGRGTSASFTMIGHPDYPKKDFCFTPKGDPKTTYAPLYDGVSCFGLNLRDSAEKFRTRTACLYLGWLINMYKILPDNKLFFNTFFDKLAGSPRLREQIIKGLSEEEIRKSWQSDLEKYKAKRKKYLLYSE, encoded by the coding sequence TTGTTAATTTTCTTTTTATTACCCGTTGCCTGTGCCCATCCACAAAACCAATTACCTGCCAACGGCATTCATACAGGTGCAGAGTGCACAAGTCAATATTTTGAATTACTGAAGGGAAAAAATATCGCAGTGGTTGCCAATCAAACTTCACTCATAGGGAAAACACACTTGGTGGACAGTTTATTGCATGCAGGTTTTGCCGTTACAAAAGTCTTTGCCCCCGAACATGGCTTTCGCGGTAACGCACAGGCAGGCGAAAAGGTGAATAATTCCTTAGACGGGAAAACTGGCTTGCCTATTGTTTCCCTGTATGGCAAACACTTGAAACCCACGGCTGAAGACCTTAAAGATATCGATCTGGTTATATTTGATATTCAGGATGTGGGCGCACGTTTTTACACTTTTTCCTCAACACTCACTTACGTAATGGAAGCCTGTGCCGAAAATGATGTGGAACTTCTTGTCCTCGATCGACCTAATCCCAACGGTTTTTATGTAGATGGTCCTGTGCTGGATACAGCTTACCGCTCTTTTGTGGGACTGCATCCGGTTCCCATTGTGCACGGGCTTACGATAGCCGAATATGCTTTAATGATAAATGGAGAAGGATGGTTGCACGGTGGCAAAAAATGTCGGCTGAGGTATGTTGCCATTGAAAATTACACACATAGTATGCAATACGTGCTTCCTATTAACCCTTCCCCTAATTTATCTTGCCCGGAAGCGGTTCTGCTATATCCTTCTCTCTGCCTTTTCGAAGGAACGAATGTAAGTGTAGGCAGGGGCACTTCTGCTTCATTTACCATGATCGGTCATCCGGATTACCCCAAAAAAGATTTTTGCTTTACACCCAAAGGAGACCCCAAAACGACTTATGCCCCCCTGTACGATGGCGTTTCCTGTTTCGGACTTAACCTGAGAGATTCCGCAGAAAAGTTCAGGACGAGAACTGCCTGCTTGTACCTTGGCTGGCTGATAAATATGTATAAAATTTTACCCGACAACAAATTATTTTTTAACACCTTTTTCGATAAACTGGCGGGCTCGCCACGCTTGCGTGAACAGATAATTAAAGGATTAAGCGAAGAAGAGATTCGTAAAAGCTGGCAATCGGACTTGGAAAAATACAAAGCCAAGCGTAAAAAATATCTACTTTATAGCGAATAG
- a CDS encoding ABC transporter permease, giving the protein MRPGLFIARKILSKNKENFSRPIVNLAVAAIALGMSVMVVSVAILTGFRQQIRDKVSGFSGHIQIIPYSTNKSLESPPLFKYQPFYPSLGKQKGISHIQVFATKAGIIKTDKDIQGVVFKGIGRDYDWSFFDSHLKSGKILQISDSGRCDQVLISNLISQKLRLKAGDNVRMFFVINNQPRGRKFTIAGIYETGLEEFDNTYVIGDIYHIQKLNNWGADSVGGFEIYVKNFSDITKLGKQTNQNIPVQTEAVTLRNLYPQIFDWLDLQDTNVIIILTLMALVSAITMVSTLLILILEKTNMIGILKALGAQNRLIHRIFLYKALYIIGKGMFWGNIAAIGICWLQLHFGFIKLPQESYYMSVVPIQLEVLPIVGINVATLLICMLIMLIPSHIVSRIQPVKAIRWE; this is encoded by the coding sequence GTGCGTCCGGGACTGTTTATTGCACGTAAAATTCTTTCCAAAAATAAGGAAAATTTTTCACGACCCATCGTCAACCTCGCTGTAGCTGCTATTGCGCTGGGTATGTCGGTAATGGTAGTATCGGTAGCCATACTCACGGGTTTCAGGCAGCAAATTCGTGATAAAGTAAGCGGGTTCAGCGGGCATATCCAGATTATTCCTTATTCTACCAACAAATCCTTGGAATCTCCGCCATTGTTTAAATACCAACCTTTTTATCCGTCCCTTGGCAAACAGAAGGGCATCAGCCATATTCAGGTTTTTGCTACCAAGGCTGGCATCATCAAAACTGATAAAGATATTCAGGGCGTGGTTTTCAAAGGCATAGGACGCGATTACGACTGGAGTTTTTTCGACAGCCACCTCAAGTCAGGTAAAATTTTACAGATTTCAGACAGCGGAAGATGCGACCAGGTATTGATTTCAAACCTTATTTCCCAGAAACTTAGGCTAAAAGCCGGTGATAATGTACGTATGTTTTTCGTTATCAACAACCAGCCACGCGGAAGGAAATTTACCATAGCTGGTATCTACGAAACCGGACTCGAAGAATTTGACAATACTTATGTTATCGGCGATATTTATCATATTCAGAAATTAAACAACTGGGGTGCCGATTCGGTAGGTGGTTTTGAAATTTATGTAAAAAATTTCTCCGACATTACAAAACTGGGCAAACAAACTAACCAAAACATTCCTGTGCAGACCGAGGCAGTAACGTTGCGCAACCTTTATCCCCAGATTTTCGACTGGCTTGATTTACAGGATACCAATGTAATAATTATCCTTACACTGATGGCACTGGTGTCGGCGATAACTATGGTCTCCACCTTGCTTATCCTTATTCTTGAGAAAACCAATATGATAGGCATCCTTAAAGCACTTGGTGCCCAAAACAGGCTTATCCACAGAATTTTTTTATACAAAGCACTTTATATCATCGGGAAAGGAATGTTTTGGGGAAATATTGCCGCCATCGGTATCTGCTGGCTGCAGCTACATTTTGGATTTATTAAGCTTCCCCAGGAGTCGTATTATATGTCGGTAGTGCCCATACAATTAGAAGTGCTGCCCATAGTGGGAATCAATGTGGCTACCTTGCTGATATGCATGTTAATAATGCTCATTCCATCGCATATCGTTTCACGCATTCAGCCTGTTAAAGCGATTCGGTGGGAATAA
- the mnmE gene encoding tRNA uridine-5-carboxymethylaminomethyl(34) synthesis GTPase MnmE, which yields MFSPMYSSGLRDTICALSTAPGMAAIAVIRISGEKTFETLTRCFSPGKKELDLINAPSHTLHLGWITGGTEVVDEVLLGIFRAPHSYTGEDVAEISCHGSLYIQRRIIEILIEQGIRLAQPGEFTLRAFLNHKYDLSQAEAIADLIASHSKSSHDLAIKQMRGGFSQTLKYIREQLVGLASLLELELDFSEEDVEFANRNQLIALVTTLQEQIETLISSFTLGNVMKNGIPVAIIGAPNVGKSTLLNALLNEERAIVSEIPGTTRDSIEDVITHNGISFRFIDTAGLREAQDTIESIGIERTYEKINSAAIILYVFDINTATLIEIREVINDLLEHIEDKNKRIILIGNKTDLLVESPHNFSDLVEMETIFISAKRKENINLIIESLLKPLQDGTNIYDATIVSNLRHYEALKLANSALAEAREALQIPLSTDLIAEHIRMVLHHLGEITGEITTDEILGNIFSNFCIGK from the coding sequence ATGTTTTCTCCGATGTATTCGTCCGGATTGCGCGATACAATCTGCGCTCTTTCCACAGCCCCCGGAATGGCTGCCATAGCTGTAATAAGAATTTCCGGTGAAAAGACTTTTGAGACGCTTACCCGTTGCTTCTCTCCCGGGAAAAAGGAGCTCGACCTAATCAATGCTCCCTCACATACCCTTCATTTAGGCTGGATTACCGGGGGAACTGAGGTGGTAGATGAAGTATTGCTGGGTATTTTCAGAGCTCCCCATTCTTACACTGGCGAAGATGTGGCAGAAATATCATGCCATGGCTCATTATACATTCAAAGGCGAATCATTGAAATTCTTATCGAACAGGGAATCCGTTTAGCCCAACCCGGCGAATTTACCCTCAGGGCTTTTTTAAACCACAAATACGACCTTTCACAAGCCGAAGCCATAGCCGACCTTATAGCTTCCCATTCGAAATCATCGCACGATCTGGCAATAAAACAAATGCGAGGCGGATTTTCACAAACTCTCAAATATATACGCGAGCAATTGGTCGGATTGGCATCATTGCTCGAACTGGAGCTAGATTTCAGCGAAGAAGACGTAGAATTTGCCAACCGAAATCAACTTATAGCGCTGGTTACAACCCTGCAAGAGCAAATTGAAACATTAATTTCGTCATTTACACTAGGAAATGTAATGAAAAATGGCATCCCCGTTGCCATTATCGGAGCTCCCAACGTGGGAAAATCCACACTACTGAATGCCCTGCTGAACGAAGAACGTGCCATTGTTTCAGAAATTCCGGGAACCACGCGCGACAGCATTGAAGATGTAATTACCCACAATGGTATTTCGTTCCGTTTTATTGATACAGCCGGGTTGCGTGAAGCTCAGGATACTATTGAAAGCATCGGCATAGAACGCACCTATGAAAAAATCAACTCTGCGGCAATCATACTGTACGTGTTCGATATTAATACTGCCACACTAATTGAAATACGGGAAGTAATCAACGACCTTTTAGAACACATAGAAGATAAAAACAAACGCATCATCCTCATAGGGAATAAAACCGACCTACTGGTGGAATCACCCCATAACTTCAGCGATCTGGTGGAAATGGAGACGATTTTTATCTCGGCAAAACGCAAGGAAAACATCAACCTTATCATCGAATCGCTGCTTAAACCTTTACAGGATGGGACTAATATATATGATGCCACTATAGTATCCAACCTGCGCCATTATGAAGCACTTAAACTGGCAAATTCCGCATTGGCGGAAGCCCGGGAAGCCTTGCAAATACCACTTTCTACAGATCTTATCGCCGAACACATCCGGATGGTACTCCATCACTTGGGTGAAATCACAGGTGAAATTACTACCGATGAGATATTGGGGAATATTTTTTCTAATTTTTGCATCGGAAAATAG